From Coffea eugenioides isolate CCC68of unplaced genomic scaffold, Ceug_1.0 ScVebR1_2291;HRSCAF=3292, whole genome shotgun sequence, one genomic window encodes:
- the LOC113756411 gene encoding uncharacterized protein LOC113756411, whose translation MLETSTLPQWLIALLGEKFFNACIIHEDAKKNEKNVFCLDCCEGICPHCLSVHASHRLLQIRRYVYHDVIRLDDAEKLMDCGLVQSYITNGAKVVFLNQRPQTRPSRFSGNTCMICDKGLQEPYIFCSLSCKLQYILGTGGKLSKYVYECVNITFPEPGFDDGQMTPETVLEPVASIRTESGSSGSVGNGGGASCRTLACTATTEIVRKKRSTISASFRPVCGPVLEISNRRKGTPQRSPLY comes from the exons atG TTGGAAACTTCAACACTTCCTCAGTGGCTAATAGCCCTTTTGGGAGAGAAGTTCTTCAACGCCTGTATAATTCATGAGGATGCTAAGAAGAATGAAAAGAACgtattttgtttggattgttgtGAAGGCATCTGCCCGCATTGCTTAAGCGTTCACGCCTCTCACCGCCTCTTACAG ATAAGAAGGTATGTTTACCATGATGTGATAAGACTGGATGATGCTGAGAAATTGATGGACTGTGGTCTTGTTCAA tcttacatcacaaacGGTGCAAAGGTGGTATTCTTGAATCAAAGGCCTCAAACAAGGCCCTCCAGATTCTCTGGCAACACCTGCATGATCTGTGATAAAGGCCTTCAAGAGCCTTACATCTTCtgctctctctcttgcaag CTACAGTACATACTAGGAACAGGGGGCAAGCTTTCGAAGTATGTGTACGAATGTGTGAATATAACTTTTCCTGAACCGGGTTTCGACGATGGACAAATGACCCCTGAAACGGTTCTTGAACCGGTCGCTTCAATTAGGACGGAGTCTGGATCGAGCGGTAGCGTTGGAAATGGTGGAGGAGCTAGCTGCCGGACGCTTGCTTGTACTGCCACGACAGAAATTGTGAGGAAGAAGAGGAGCACCATTTCTGCTAGCTTTCGTCCGGTTTGTGGTCCGGTTTTGGAGATATCGAACCGGAGGAAGGGTACGCCCCAGCGGTCACCACTTTATTGA
- the LOC113756408 gene encoding vesicle-associated protein 1-3-like: protein MGISGPGDFLSIHPTELKFPFELRKQSSCSLQLINRTDQYIAFKVKTTNPRKYSVRPNAGVIRPGAISNVTVTMQAHKEMPPDMQCKDKFLVQSVVMPEGAKELNQQMFEKEDGKVIGESKLRVAYIPANPPSPVPEEPEEDSSPISSMVDDEVKSSEHVSRTFEESTGGASSSEDWPMISKLMEEKTSATQQNQKLYLELEKTRKEILRNQVGRVSLFIVLLIGLVGVLIGYFIR from the exons ATGGGAATTAGCGGCCCCGGTGATTTTCTTAGCATTCACCCAACAGAACTCAAGTTTCCAT TTGAATTGAGAAAGCAGAGTTCATGTTCTTTGCAACTCATCAACAGGACTGATCAATATATTGCATTCAAG GTTAAAACAACCAATCCCAGAAAGTACAGTGTTCGGCCGAATGCTGGTGTTATTCGGCCTGGTGCCATTAGCAATGTCACCG TTACAATGCAGGCGCATAAAGAGATGCCCCCTGATATGCAGTGCAAAGATAAGTTTCTAGTTCAGAGTGTTGTCATGCCTGAGGGTGCAAAGGAGTTAAATCAGCAGATG TTCGAGAAGGAGGACGGAAAGGTCATTGGGGAGTCCAAATTGAGGGTTGCTTATATTCCTGCCAATCCCCCTTCTCCAGTCCCTGAAGAACCTGAAGAAGATTCTTCTCCCATATCATCTATGGTTGATGATGAGGTTAAAAGTTCTGAGCAT GTAAGTAGGACTTTTGAGGAGTCAACAGGCGGAGCATCCTCTTCAGAG GATTGGCCTATGATATCAAAGTTGATGGAGGAGAAGACTTCTGCTACTCAACAGAATCAAAAGCTTTATCTTGAGCTG GAAAAGACGAGGAAAGAAATTCTCAGGAATCAAGTTGGTCGTGTCTCCTTGTTCATCGTGTTACTCATTGGTCTAGTAGGTGTGCTAATTGGGTACTTTATCAGATGA
- the LOC113756406 gene encoding flavin-containing monooxygenase FMO GS-OX5-like, translating into MARPLKVAVIGAGVAGLTTACELKSEGHQVVVYEKADQIGGMWVYNPEVETDPLGLDPGRKIVHSSLYHSLKTNLPRPLMRFWDYPFTVKNKDGVLMDFPGHEEVLQFLNNFAEDFGLVELIRLNTEVVRVEQENDDQWVVESRSNGGLISEEPFEAVVVCNGHNTQPRVAELPGINNWKGKQIHCHNYRVPEPFRDQVVVIIGGAASANDISLEIVEVAKEVHLSSRSQEIEVKKWDMYDNLWQHSKVTNCYENGEIAFEDGALVTADIILHCTGYKYNLPFLKTNGVITIDDDNRVGPLYKHVFPPQLAPRLSFVGIPRVAINFVMIDLQAKWVASVLSGKVSLPSEEDMSADLEQCYRLLEEKGIPKHHTHSLDLNMHEYLDWVAAQVGLPPVDKRQKEIFYKIREILPTSWIGFREMLLKQLPWISRIS; encoded by the exons ATGGCACGACCTCTGAAGGTGGCAGTGATCGGAGCCGGGGTTGCCGGCCTAACCACGGCCTGCGAACTGAAATCAGAAGGCCATCAAGTGGTGGTCTATGAAAAAGCAGACCAAATTGGTGGGATGTGGGTGTACAATCCTGAAGTCGAGACCGACCCTCTAGGCCTTGATCCTGGCAGAAAAATTGTTCACAGCAGTCTATACCATTCACTCAAGACAAACCTCCCAAGACCGCTTATGAGATTTTGGGATTACCCCTTCACTGTCAAGAATAAAGACGGCGTGCTAATGGATTTTCCTGGCCATGAAGAGGTGCTGCAGTTCTTGAATAATTTTGCAGAAGATTTCGGGCTGGTCGAGTTAATTCGGCTGAATACAGAAGTAGTCCGAGTCGAGCAGGAGAATGATGATCAGTGGGTGGTTGAGTCGAGATCAAATGGTGGGTTGATTTCAGAAGAGCCATTCGAAGCCGTTGTGGTTTGTAATGGACATAACACTCAACCAAGAGTGGCAGAACTTCCAG GAATCAATAACTGGAAGGGGAAACAAATTCACTGCCACAATTATCGAGTTCCTGAGCCATTTAGAGATCAG GTTGTGGTTATTATTGGAGGCGCAGCTAGTGCCAATGATATCTCCCTAGAAATTGTGGAGGTAGCCAAAGAAGTACATCTCTCTTCCAGGTCCCAAGAAATTGAAGTCAAAAAATGGGACATGTATGACAACCTATGGCAGCACTCAAAA GTCACAAATTGCTATGAAAATGGTGAAATAGCTTTTGAGGATGGAGCTCTGGTCACAGCAGATATCATTCTCCACTGCACTGG GTACAAGTATAATTTGCCTTTCTTGAAAACAAATGGAGTAATAACTATTGATGATGACAATCGCGTTGGACCGTTGTACAAGCATGTTTTCCCTCCACAACTTGCTCCTAGGCTTTCTTTTGTTGGAATACCTCGCGTG GCAATCAATTTTGTCATGATTGATTTACAAGCCAAGTGGGTGGCTTCTGTTTTATCTGGTAAGGTGAGCTTGCCATCAGAAGAAGATATGTCAGCTGATCTTGAACAATGTTACCGGCTTTTGGAGGAGAAGGGAATCCCAAAACACCACACTCATTCACTTGACCTTAATATG CATGAATACTTGGACTGGGTAGCTGCTCAAGTAGGACTACCGCCCGTGGATAAGCGGCAAAAAGAAATATTCTACAAGATTAGAGAAATTCTTCCCACTTCTTGGATTGGATTTAGGGAAATGCTCCTTAAACAACTGCCATGGATCAGCCGTATTTCGTAG